One Candidatus Uhrbacteria bacterium genomic region harbors:
- the lexA gene encoding repressor LexA: MALTKKQFEVQKFVHEFEREHGYAPSYREIAAGLGLSSPATVFQHMKAIAEKVPVSAIALLPLAGVITAGEPIEALEERETMAVPSSFVLDEANSYILRVKGRSMIEDGIFDGDYVVIERNPSPKNGEVVVALLDNAYATLKRFYREQDRIRLQPANSTMDPIIIRGDINIQGVVRAVIRKFQTA; encoded by the coding sequence ATGGCGCTCACAAAAAAACAATTTGAAGTACAAAAGTTCGTGCACGAATTCGAGCGGGAACATGGGTACGCGCCGTCGTATCGAGAAATCGCTGCTGGCCTCGGCCTTTCCTCTCCTGCGACCGTGTTTCAGCATATGAAAGCTATTGCGGAAAAAGTACCAGTATCTGCTATCGCTCTATTGCCGCTTGCGGGAGTTATTACCGCCGGCGAACCCATCGAGGCACTAGAAGAACGCGAGACCATGGCTGTTCCCTCTTCATTCGTGCTCGACGAGGCTAATTCCTACATCCTGCGCGTGAAGGGGCGTTCCATGATTGAAGATGGGATCTTCGATGGCGATTATGTCGTCATTGAGAGAAACCCGTCACCAAAAAATGGCGAGGTAGTCGTGGCGCTTCTCGACAATGCTTACGCCACGCTCAAACGTTTCTATCGCGAACAAGACCGCATTCGCTTGCAACCGGCCAACTCCACCATGGACCCCATCATTATCCGCGGGGACATCAACATTCAGGGCGTCGTCCGCGCCGTCATCCGTAAATTCCAAACTGCCTAG